The following is a genomic window from Dehalococcoidia bacterium.
ACCTGGTATCGGGGAATCCCCTGCCCCACATTATAAACAGCCAACGCCTTGATTCTGATATGGGCTACGGGGCTATGCCGACTCAAGTATTTCAATTCCTGTTCCTGTTCCGGCGTCAAACTGATGTTTCTCATGCTTTAAGTATACGTCAATTGAATAGTTATGTCACTATATTTAGTGCAAAACCATAAGCCTCGCACTACGTCGACAACGGAACCCAGTAAAATGATAATCTGAATAATCTACGATCCGGCCATTGCCCTGCGCCGTTTTCTTATCAGCAAGAAATAAACAAACAGGCCGGCAATTACCGCCGCGCCGACTATCGGCCAGATCCACCAGCGGGAAGGCTTCGACTTCGTGCTGAATTCAGCGCTGAATTCAGCAGCCGGAGCGGTATTCGTGAGATCCCTGAACGAGGTCCCCACAGCCACCCTATAGATCGTGCCATGGGATAGCTTTTTCTTCGGGGTGAACGTCATCACGTTCCCTTCCCATCCAAATTTACCGGATACCGCTGGCGATACGGAGAAAGACTCCTCTGCCGAAGCTCTGTCCACCGGTTCGTTAAAGGTGATGGAGATGTTACTGCCGACTGAGACGCCTCTGAAGCCGTTGCCGGGTGAAGCTGCGATCACCATCGGTGTGGTTAACTCAGGCAAAGGAGGCTCGATCAACTCTATCTCGGCCAGTCTTATTCCGGAGTCGAAAGTCTGAGGGGGGAGATAATCTCTGATCATGCCGGTTATATCCTTGTGTATAAACGACGCATTTGCCTCAATCCGGGTAAACCTCACGTAGAGAGTGTATCTGCCGAACCCGGCGTCCTTGGGAAAAACCAGATAACCTTCGGAGGGTATCTTCTCATTGGGGAATTCGAATTTGGCTCCTTCTTTCAACTCAGGAAGGGATTTGCTCATCTTGTATGACCCCAGAGGAAGCTCCTTGCTGGCGGCATCCTTTTTCCCGAATACATCGTAAGAGAATGTCGCGTTTGTCGGGAGCTTGTTGACCAGACTTATCATCGCTCCGTAAGCTCCTCCGGGGATTTTCCGGATGGTGGCTGTAAGATCCAGCGTAGCATAGAACTGCTCCCCCCTGATGACCTTCTCTTTGCTGATGCTTGTCTGCCACTCAGCCCTGGCATCTTCATTTTCAAAGAACTCCAGTCCGGCAGCAGGACCAGGGACCAGTCCAAACAACAAAATAGCCAGCAAAACAGAAAAAAGGAGGAGTGATATCTTTCTCACCAGAATCCCTCGGCTCGGATTTCTAGGCCCGGTTTTTCCTCTTTGCGACTAAAAAAGAGGCAAGCACAACCACAACCCCTGCCAATAGTACCCATAGAATAATCAGCCACCATGGAAA
Proteins encoded in this region:
- a CDS encoding Ig-like domain-containing protein; the encoded protein is MRKISLLLFSVLLAILLFGLVPGPAAGLEFFENEDARAEWQTSISKEKVIRGEQFYATLDLTATIRKIPGGAYGAMISLVNKLPTNATFSYDVFGKKDAASKELPLGSYKMSKSLPELKEGAKFEFPNEKIPSEGYLVFPKDAGFGRYTLYVRFTRIEANASFIHKDITGMIRDYLPPQTFDSGIRLAEIELIEPPLPELTTPMVIAASPGNGFRGVSVGSNISITFNEPVDRASAEESFSVSPAVSGKFGWEGNVMTFTPKKKLSHGTIYRVAVGTSFRDLTNTAPAAEFSAEFSTKSKPSRWWIWPIVGAAVIAGLFVYFLLIRKRRRAMAGS